A region of Toxorhynchites rutilus septentrionalis strain SRP chromosome 1, ASM2978413v1, whole genome shotgun sequence DNA encodes the following proteins:
- the LOC129773847 gene encoding UV excision repair protein RAD23 homolog B-like, with amino-acid sequence MKITIKTLKQEAFHVEVDVEKDTVRTLKEKFFQESKQDYPVERQRLIYLGKIMEDEHPLSQYDLDNKKFVVVMNKKPTAAAPAADTATSSSASNAPAASAAATAVKNETTAAAAATPAAATEKPKEEEKPKEDITDEEPQQDDIQIKIQRIKEMGYSEEEARIALEICDNNPDRAVEYLLSEIATSSMGSGGGGGGGGTLPSSASQESRLAFLREHPVFADMKHLLQDDPSLLPHLLQKIQSTNPDLMRIISENQVEFLALINEGTDGPEGRSGVHRELETTAAAMVDSLTPTDMDAIDRLKALGYPEHLVIQAYIACERNEYQAAEFLVSQNLDDDD; translated from the exons ATGAAAATCACCATCAAAACATTGAAGCAGGAGGCGTTCCACGTCGAAGTGGACGTGGAAAAGGACACCGTGCGGACGCTGAAGGAGAAGTTCTTCCAGGAGAGCAAGCAGGACTATCCGGTCGAGCGACAGCGCCTGATCTATTTGGGTAAAATCATGGAAGACGAACATCCGCTTAGTCAGTACGATCTCGACAATAAGAAGTTTGTTGTGGTTATGAACAAGAAGCCAACGGCAGCAGCTCCGGCAGCCGATACGGCTACTTCGTCGTCTGCTTCAAATGCACCAGCCGCCAGTGCGGCGGCCACTGCGGTGAAAAATGAAACTACTGCTGCAGCTGCTGCCACCCCGGCGGCAGCCACGGAAAAACCCAAGGAAGAGGAAAAACCGAAGGAAGATATCACAGATGAAGAGCCACAGCAGGATGATATTCAAATTAAGATACAGCGAATAAAAG AAATGGGCTACTCCGAGGAGGAAGCACGCATCGCGCTGGAGATCTGTGACAACAACCCGGATCGTGCGGTGGAATATTTGCTGTCTGAAATCGCGACCAGCTCCATGGGAAGTGGTGGCGGTGGTGGAGGTGGAGGAACCCTGCCTTCCTCAGCGTCCCAGGAAAGCAGACTTGCTTTCCTGCGGGAGCATCCGGTTTTCGCTGACATGAAGCATCTTCTCCAGGATGATCCCAGCCTGTTGCCGCATTTACTCCAGAAGATCCAATCCACCAATCCGGATCTGATGCGTATCATTTCGGAGAATCAGGTAGAGTTCTTAGCGCTGATCAACGAGGGTACCGATGGGCCCGAGGGTCGATCGGGGGTGCATCGTGAGCTGGAAACGACAGCGGCCGCGATGGTGGACAGTTTGACTCCGACCGACATGGATGCGATTGATCGGCTGAAGGCGCTCGGCTATCCGGAACATCTTGTCATTCAAGCGTATATCGCGTGCGAGCGTAACGAGTACCAAGCGGCGGAATTCCTGGTTTCGCAGAATTTGGATGACGATGACTAG